A section of the Phycisphaerales bacterium genome encodes:
- the rplJ gene encoding 50S ribosomal protein L10, producing the protein MSKPVKEMLMKTYQSRFGELESAVVVDIRGIEANDNNDLRLDLLENDIRVMVVKNTLARHAFEGTKLEPLSNSLEGPSALAYGGDSVVDVARSLVSWAKKIKDLELKAAILDGQVFDGEAGVKQLSKFPTKEEAQAKVVQLVLSPAGNAIGAAKGPGGQILGIIKEIETRLEEGKTIEKVA; encoded by the coding sequence ATGAGCAAGCCTGTCAAAGAAATGTTGATGAAGACCTACCAGTCGCGCTTTGGAGAACTGGAGTCGGCTGTTGTTGTTGATATTCGTGGCATTGAAGCGAATGACAACAATGACCTGCGTCTAGACCTATTAGAGAATGACATTCGTGTCATGGTTGTTAAGAACACGCTTGCACGCCATGCTTTCGAAGGCACGAAACTTGAGCCCTTAAGTAACTCGCTAGAAGGTCCTTCAGCACTCGCTTATGGAGGCGATTCGGTTGTAGACGTTGCAAGATCCCTTGTGTCTTGGGCCAAGAAAATCAAAGATCTGGAGCTCAAAGCTGCAATTCTGGATGGACAGGTCTTTGACGGTGAAGCGGGCGTTAAGCAACTCAGCAAATTCCCAACCAAGGAAGAGGCGCAGGCCAAGGTCGTTCAATTGGTGCTCTCGCCAGCTGGCAATGCCATCGGTGCTGCGAAGGGCCCCGGAGGCCAGATTCTCGGAATCATCAAAGAGATCGAAACACGTTTGGAAGAAGGAAAGACAATCGAAAAGGTTGCCTGA
- the rplL gene encoding 50S ribosomal protein L7/L12: MSEEATATKEFEANVTKIGDEIASLTLKQAVDLADYMKDAYGIEPAAGGAVMMAAGGGEGDGGAEEQTEFDVILESIGDKKIQVIKAVREATGLGLKEAKAIVDEAPKAIKEKASKDEADALKAKLEEAGAQVNVK, translated from the coding sequence ATGTCAGAAGAAGCAACTGCAACAAAAGAATTTGAGGCTAACGTCACAAAGATCGGCGATGAGATCGCCTCATTGACGCTTAAGCAAGCTGTCGACCTCGCGGACTACATGAAAGATGCCTACGGCATCGAGCCTGCTGCTGGTGGTGCTGTCATGATGGCTGCAGGCGGTGGTGAGGGCGATGGTGGCGCCGAGGAACAGACGGAATTCGACGTCATCCTAGAGAGCATCGGCGACAAAAAGATCCAGGTGATCAAGGCTGTCCGCGAGGCAACTGGTTTGGGCCTCAAGGAAGCAAAAGCCATTGTGGATGAAGCCCCTAAAGCAATCAAGGAAAAGGCCAGCAAGGACGAGGCCGATGCCCTTAAGGCCAAGCTTGAAGAGGCTGGCGCTCAGGTCAATGTGAAGTAA
- the rpoC gene encoding DNA-directed RNA polymerase subunit beta' codes for MVDTVFDRVNDFGSVKITLASPNDIRSWSFGEVKKPETINYRTYRPEKDGLFCERIFGPERDYECACGKYKGTKFKGIICDRCGVKVTHSRVRRKRMGHINLAAPIVHIWFFKALPSRLGTLLSMKTADLEKVIYFQDYAVIDPGTTDLEPRQILTEDEHRTAVEKYGSSAFRCSMGADAVRELLEELDLHEVAATIREDLEKTRSKQKIRDLSKRLKLVEQIKNSENDVTWMVMDVVPVIPPDLRPLVLLESGNFATSDLNDLYRRIINRNNRLKKLMDLNAPEVIIRNEKRMLQQAVDALFDNGRCRRPVLGSSNRPLKSLTDMIKGKQGRFRENLLGKRVDYSARSVIVVGPELKLHQCGLPKKIALELYQPFIIRRLKEHGLADTIKSAKRMLERRDPEVWDILEQVIYQHPVLLNRAPTLHRMGIQAFEPVLVEGNAITLHPLVCTGYNADFDGDQMAVHLPLSLEAQVEAHVLMLSTHNIFSPADGRPIVSPSQDIVMGVYFLTTMLEEPTPEKTRYSVFAEPHEAILAYDHKTIDLHEPIYVRLKNATEVVDNEGGTPSPIQSNKRVLTTVGRVLFNDVLDPQIPFYNCTLGKKGCSAVIDDTYRYSGRPATLELLDAMKEVGFKTSTVSGLSIGIADMRIPTSKSDLIAETQKRVDRVEKSYSAGAITERERHNQLLDLWAHCREQITQALVETLKNDRRDPTTGDETPINSDEGAKYLNPVYLMSTSGARGNISQMQQLAGMRGLMAKPSGEIIETPIRSNFREGLNVLEYFSSTHGARKGLADTALKTADSGYLTRKLYDVAQGMVITEQSCKTKLGVPKRAVYKGKEIDVPLRELILGRTSRQTIINPMTDKRIVAENQIITADIAKRIEELGIDSVQVRSPLTCETSRGCCVACYGMDLSTGQAAEEGLAVGTIAAQSIGEPGTQLTMRTFHTGGVATRATLDPSHRAENSGTVEIRDCNEVDVKNPDGVQTIALKRNGEVAVIDDRGRELEKHKVEYGSVIRVKAGETIRKGKVLVEWDPHRTPILAERTGTVRFKDILTEDTVREEETPAGKELIVVAHTGEKHPQILIEDESGNVLDFHHLPAKARIEVEEGQPINMGEMLARLPSLVAGSADIVGGLPRVTEIFEARIPKDPAVTSEISGRVELHPDKRKGKMTIRVINEAGLELDHHVAQGKRLLVHTNDHVKAGDRLTEGPEIPSDILKIKGEEALYSYMLDEVQNVYRAQGVPIADKHIETILTCMLSKVQIEQPGDTYLLPNDVVDKYAFRDANRKIAKQVRVTDTGETSLVAGQMIDKDAFKEANDLAEGDGKQAAKSKRARPAMGKTLLLGITKASLQSESFLSGASFQETTKVLTEASLRGAVDNLVGLKENVLLGHLIPAGTGFDPYLRMQVQRLVEPPISMEEEEEAMLAEAVEAAEALGAEPLDSGSGFPDDQIPNEAASLAGESEA; via the coding sequence ATGGTCGATACGGTCTTTGATCGAGTCAATGACTTCGGATCTGTAAAGATTACTCTTGCAAGCCCCAACGACATTCGTAGTTGGAGCTTTGGTGAAGTTAAGAAACCCGAGACAATCAACTACCGCACCTACCGCCCTGAAAAGGACGGCCTGTTTTGCGAACGTATTTTTGGTCCTGAACGGGATTATGAATGCGCCTGCGGTAAGTACAAGGGAACCAAGTTCAAGGGAATCATTTGTGACCGTTGTGGTGTCAAGGTCACACACTCCCGCGTACGTCGAAAGCGGATGGGGCATATCAACCTCGCCGCTCCAATTGTGCACATCTGGTTCTTCAAGGCGCTTCCAAGCCGCTTAGGAACCCTGTTGAGTATGAAGACAGCTGATCTTGAGAAGGTGATCTACTTCCAAGACTATGCCGTCATCGATCCAGGCACGACAGATCTTGAGCCCCGCCAAATCCTCACCGAAGATGAACACCGCACTGCGGTTGAAAAGTATGGTTCATCTGCATTCCGTTGCAGCATGGGCGCAGATGCAGTGCGTGAACTTCTTGAAGAACTCGACCTTCACGAAGTCGCCGCTACTATTCGAGAAGATCTTGAGAAGACAAGATCAAAACAGAAGATCCGCGATCTTTCCAAGCGGCTTAAGCTTGTTGAGCAAATTAAAAATTCTGAAAACGATGTCACATGGATGGTCATGGATGTTGTTCCGGTCATTCCTCCAGACCTCCGCCCACTTGTCCTTCTTGAATCGGGCAACTTTGCGACCAGTGATCTCAACGACCTCTATCGCCGAATTATTAACCGGAACAATCGACTCAAGAAATTGATGGACCTCAATGCACCTGAGGTCATCATTCGAAATGAAAAGCGAATGTTGCAGCAGGCTGTTGATGCTCTGTTTGATAATGGTCGCTGTCGCCGTCCCGTTTTAGGTAGCTCAAATCGACCCCTGAAATCATTGACCGATATGATCAAGGGTAAACAGGGGCGATTCCGCGAAAACCTGCTCGGCAAACGCGTCGATTATTCAGCCCGTTCAGTCATTGTCGTGGGCCCAGAACTCAAACTACATCAGTGCGGTCTACCAAAGAAAATCGCGTTAGAGCTTTATCAACCATTCATTATCCGTCGCCTTAAAGAACATGGCCTGGCAGATACGATCAAGTCAGCCAAACGTATGCTGGAGCGACGTGATCCTGAAGTATGGGATATTCTCGAGCAGGTTATTTACCAGCACCCCGTCTTACTTAACCGCGCGCCTACGCTTCACCGCATGGGCATCCAGGCTTTTGAGCCGGTCTTAGTTGAAGGCAATGCGATTACGCTACACCCGCTTGTGTGTACGGGATACAACGCAGACTTCGATGGTGATCAGATGGCCGTCCACCTTCCACTTTCATTGGAAGCTCAGGTCGAAGCCCATGTTTTGATGCTGTCGACACATAACATCTTCTCGCCAGCTGATGGCCGGCCAATTGTTTCGCCCAGTCAGGATATTGTGATGGGCGTCTATTTCCTGACCACGATGCTAGAAGAGCCAACGCCAGAGAAGACGCGCTATTCCGTCTTCGCTGAACCCCATGAAGCAATTCTTGCTTATGACCATAAGACCATCGATTTACATGAGCCTATTTACGTACGCCTCAAGAATGCAACAGAGGTTGTTGACAATGAGGGCGGCACACCATCACCAATACAGTCGAACAAACGTGTTCTCACCACAGTAGGCCGCGTACTCTTCAACGATGTTCTAGATCCACAGATTCCCTTCTACAACTGCACGCTTGGCAAAAAAGGCTGCAGTGCTGTCATTGACGATACTTACAGGTACTCGGGCCGCCCCGCCACACTTGAGCTTCTTGATGCAATGAAAGAGGTCGGATTTAAGACATCAACAGTCTCCGGACTTTCAATCGGTATTGCTGACATGCGAATACCGACATCAAAAAGTGACCTGATCGCTGAAACACAAAAACGTGTTGACCGAGTTGAGAAAAGCTACAGCGCTGGTGCAATCACAGAACGAGAACGCCATAATCAGCTACTTGACCTCTGGGCACACTGCCGCGAACAGATCACACAAGCACTGGTTGAAACACTCAAGAATGACCGTCGTGATCCTACGACAGGCGATGAAACTCCAATCAACTCCGATGAGGGTGCAAAGTACCTGAACCCTGTTTATCTCATGTCAACATCTGGTGCCCGTGGCAACATCAGCCAGATGCAGCAATTAGCTGGCATGCGTGGCCTGATGGCCAAGCCCTCAGGCGAAATTATCGAAACACCAATTCGGTCCAATTTCCGTGAAGGCTTGAATGTTCTCGAGTACTTCTCTTCAACGCACGGCGCACGAAAAGGACTGGCTGATACAGCACTTAAGACCGCTGACTCCGGCTACCTCACACGTAAGCTTTATGACGTTGCTCAGGGAATGGTTATTACGGAACAAAGCTGCAAGACCAAGCTCGGGGTACCCAAGCGTGCGGTCTACAAAGGCAAAGAGATTGACGTCCCGCTACGCGAACTGATTCTTGGCCGAACAAGCCGCCAAACCATCATCAACCCAATGACTGACAAGCGCATTGTCGCTGAAAACCAGATCATTACTGCGGACATTGCAAAGCGAATCGAAGAACTTGGAATTGACTCTGTCCAGGTACGCAGCCCACTTACTTGTGAAACATCTCGAGGTTGCTGCGTCGCTTGTTACGGCATGGACCTTTCAACTGGCCAAGCCGCTGAAGAAGGCCTTGCTGTGGGCACCATTGCAGCTCAGTCAATCGGCGAGCCAGGTACCCAGCTGACCATGCGAACATTCCATACCGGTGGCGTAGCGACTCGTGCAACACTAGATCCTTCGCACCGCGCTGAAAATAGCGGCACCGTTGAGATCAGAGACTGCAACGAGGTCGATGTTAAGAATCCAGATGGCGTACAAACGATTGCACTTAAGCGTAATGGTGAAGTCGCTGTGATTGATGATCGAGGCCGTGAGCTCGAGAAACACAAAGTGGAGTACGGATCAGTCATTCGCGTGAAGGCTGGCGAAACGATTCGTAAGGGCAAGGTGCTCGTCGAATGGGATCCCCACCGAACACCGATTCTGGCCGAACGAACCGGCACCGTCCGCTTCAAAGACATTCTGACCGAAGACACCGTCCGTGAAGAGGAAACACCTGCTGGCAAAGAACTTATCGTCGTGGCTCATACCGGCGAAAAACACCCGCAGATTCTCATCGAAGATGAATCGGGCAATGTTCTGGACTTCCACCACCTACCCGCAAAGGCTCGCATTGAGGTTGAAGAAGGCCAGCCCATTAATATGGGTGAAATGCTTGCAAGACTCCCCTCTTTAGTTGCAGGCTCAGCTGACATTGTTGGCGGCCTTCCACGTGTCACTGAAATATTTGAGGCTCGTATTCCCAAGGATCCTGCAGTAACCAGTGAAATATCTGGTCGTGTCGAGCTACATCCAGACAAGCGCAAGGGCAAGATGACCATCCGGGTTATCAACGAAGCTGGCCTGGAGCTTGATCACCATGTGGCACAGGGCAAACGACTCTTGGTTCATACCAACGATCATGTCAAAGCAGGCGACCGACTCACCGAAGGTCCTGAAATACCATCAGACATTCTTAAGATTAAGGGCGAAGAAGCGCTCTACAGCTACATGCTTGATGAGGTTCAGAATGTCTATCGTGCTCAAGGCGTACCCATTGCTGATAAACACATTGAGACCATTCTCACCTGTATGCTCAGTAAAGTTCAGATAGAACAACCGGGTGATACCTATCTGCTGCCGAATGATGTCGTTGATAAATATGCGTTCCGCGATGCCAATCGAAAGATTGCCAAGCAAGTACGTGTGACCGATACCGGTGAGACCTCGCTCGTAGCTGGCCAAATGATTGATAAAGATGCTTTCAAAGAGGCCAATGACCTCGCTGAAGGTGACGGCAAACAAGCCGCTAAGTCAAAGAGGGCCCGGCCCGCAATGGGCAAGACGCTCCTCCTTGGCATCACCAAGGCGTCCTTACAATCCGAGTCGTTCCTTTCTGGAGCAAGTTTCCAAGAAACCACCAAGGTCCTCACAGAAGCCTCACTACGAGGTGCCGTGGATAATCTGGTGGGGCTCAAGGAAAACGTCTTGCTCGGCCACCTCATTCCAGCGGGGACGGGTTTTGATCCCTACCTGCGAATGCAGGTCCAGAGACTGGTTGAACCACCAATTTCGATGGAGGAAGAAGAGGAGGCCATGCTTGCAGAGGCTGTCGAGGCCGCTGAGGCCCTTGGCGCTGAACCATTAGATTCAGGCTCCGGCTTTCCTGACGACCAGATCCCAAATGAGGCGGCCTCCTTGGCTGGCGAGAGTGAGGCCTGA
- the rplA gene encoding 50S ribosomal protein L1, which yields MANFSKRAKANRVIAEQHEGPQTAEDAMKILKSFKGPSFDQTIECCMHLAIDPRQAEQQIRGSVSMPKGVGKTARVICFCGDDKVEAAKAAGAVEAGGESLVEKVAGGWFEFDVAVSSPDMMRVVSKLGRVLGPKGLMPSPKAGTVTADVATAVTEYSAGKLEYRNDDTGNIHCVIGKMSFEEADLMANFNHFFGIIEKSRPATTKGDYIKNCVLSGTMTPSVQVAV from the coding sequence ATGGCAAACTTCAGTAAAAGAGCCAAAGCAAACAGAGTCATCGCTGAACAGCATGAAGGCCCACAGACTGCCGAAGATGCGATGAAGATTCTCAAGTCATTCAAAGGACCTTCTTTTGATCAGACTATTGAATGTTGTATGCACCTCGCAATCGATCCACGTCAAGCCGAGCAGCAGATTCGTGGCTCGGTGTCAATGCCGAAAGGTGTTGGCAAGACTGCTCGTGTGATCTGTTTCTGCGGAGACGATAAGGTTGAGGCGGCCAAAGCAGCAGGCGCTGTGGAAGCTGGTGGCGAAAGTTTGGTTGAAAAAGTAGCTGGCGGCTGGTTTGAATTTGATGTCGCTGTCTCTTCACCTGACATGATGCGTGTGGTCAGTAAGCTTGGACGTGTCCTTGGCCCGAAAGGGCTCATGCCTTCGCCAAAGGCGGGCACGGTGACAGCAGACGTTGCAACTGCAGTGACTGAATACAGCGCTGGCAAACTCGAATATCGAAATGATGACACTGGAAATATCCATTGTGTGATTGGAAAAATGAGCTTTGAAGAAGCTGATCTCATGGCCAACTTCAATCACTTCTTTGGAATCATCGAAAAGTCCAGGCCCGCCACAACGAAGGGTGATTACATCAAAAACTGCGTGCTCAGCGGCACGATGACCCCATCGGTTCAGGTTGCCGTGTAA
- the rplK gene encoding 50S ribosomal protein L11 has translation MAKQITKVFKVTAPGGQATPAPPLGPALGANGVNPGQFIQAFNERTKELNGKIVGCVITVFQDRTFEFEIKSSPASVLVRDALGLSKGSTAPGTEEVGTINADQLRAIAEEKMADLNAGSVEAAMRTIAGTARSMGIAVEGL, from the coding sequence ATGGCCAAGCAGATCACTAAAGTATTTAAAGTAACTGCGCCCGGTGGCCAGGCAACTCCAGCGCCTCCGCTGGGTCCCGCACTTGGTGCCAATGGCGTCAACCCTGGCCAGTTCATTCAAGCGTTCAATGAACGAACGAAAGAACTCAATGGCAAGATTGTTGGTTGTGTTATTACGGTCTTCCAAGACCGTACCTTCGAGTTTGAAATCAAGTCATCCCCTGCTTCCGTACTAGTGCGTGATGCACTTGGACTAAGCAAAGGGTCTACTGCACCAGGCACGGAGGAGGTTGGCACTATTAATGCGGATCAACTTCGTGCGATCGCAGAAGAAAAAATGGCTGATCTCAACGCAGGAAGTGTTGAAGCTGCCATGCGTACCATTGCAGGCACCGCCCGATCCATGGGCATTGCGGTAGAAGGACTCTAA
- the rpoB gene encoding DNA-directed RNA polymerase subunit beta, whose amino-acid sequence MTEVTVRCFSKRGDAVPVPDLTQVQRQAYERFIQNKHTHETRDKHTGLESLLREVFPIESYDGSMRLEYLYYKLDEPRYTRDECKELRLTFGYPFRIGVRLVRDGVSEIVEEEIYLGEIPVMMGGGEFIVNGAERVIVSQLHRSPGVDFSVVTDIGDRPLHSARIIPERGSWIEVEVTRKDVLALRIDQSAKIAATTFLRALWDPSNEDDKKPPPFSTTDGLLSQFYDIKEVPAKKVSPEHYSADLIIDQETGEELCRIGELIGDGAEAIQSSGFKKVRIIEDPADPLILNTLAAERLDFLGDISEHEAALLRIYGRLRPGNPPQIDKAKALFREKFFDENRYRLGKVGRFRINRKFELDVPEDIMYVGPDDFLRVVKYIMELRATRTKALTDDIDHLGNRRLRTLDELAVEEMRKGFLKLRRTVQERMSVKEPDELSKIADLVNSKSISSAIEFFFGRSELSQVVDQTNPLSMLVHERRLSALGPGGLNRKRAGFEVRDVHISHYGRICPIETPEGTNIGLIASLGLYAEIDEYGFLKTPYQRVTKGNVTGEVDYLRADEEMRSVLATKDVLDESGQIGSGLVLARVGGELAQVTAEEVNYIDISPKQIVGVSASLIPFLEHDDANRALMGSNMQRQAVPLVKVEPPLVGTGMEASAGVFSGMLVKANRGGTVTYVDAERIIIDDADEYELRKFRGLNERTCQNQRPLVRLGQTIEEGQILADGSSTSLGELAIGKNALVAFSTFDGYNFEDAIVISERLVKDDTFTSIHIESFDVEVRETKLGREEFTRDIPNVSEKVLRNLDEHGVIRIGASVGPGDVLVGKVSPKSKSELTPEEKLLHAIFGRAGEDVKNDSLEVPAGTNGVVIGAKRFSRRMHFTDEQKAQLKVDMVDFEAEMNEKAIALFKQMIQKMNTILETEMVDAATRQRVGASDIPEVILEQIENFDDKWIKGNKDGKAAAIKVRSQFWPRIEAIETEKQRRLAHMKRGDELPSGVLESVKVYLATKRQLSVGDKMAGRHGNKGVIARIVPEEDMPFLEDGTPVDILLNPLGVPSRMNVGQLLELHLGWACKVLNFKARTPVFDGATETEVLAAIEEANAHVRDRIKKFESGEADAGTPREILAEVPFDGKVQLHDGRTGEPFHQKTSAGYMYMLKLHHLVDDKIHARATGPYSLITQQPLGGKARTGGQRFGEMEVWALEGYGAAYMLQELLTVKSDDVEGRTKIFDSMVKGTNVLEAGMPVVFDVLCHEIRGLGMNISLEKEQIDGGSLL is encoded by the coding sequence ATGACTGAAGTGACGGTGCGCTGCTTCTCAAAGCGCGGCGATGCGGTACCTGTACCTGATCTAACCCAGGTTCAGCGGCAGGCCTATGAACGTTTTATCCAGAACAAGCACACGCACGAAACTCGTGACAAGCACACTGGGCTTGAAAGTCTGCTTCGGGAGGTCTTTCCCATTGAGTCTTATGACGGCTCAATGCGGCTTGAGTACCTCTATTACAAGCTGGATGAACCACGGTATACACGGGACGAGTGCAAAGAGCTCCGACTGACATTTGGGTACCCCTTCCGCATAGGCGTACGCCTGGTGCGCGATGGTGTTTCCGAGATCGTTGAGGAAGAGATCTACCTCGGCGAAATCCCTGTCATGATGGGTGGCGGAGAGTTCATCGTCAATGGTGCTGAACGCGTCATTGTCAGTCAACTTCATCGTTCTCCAGGTGTCGACTTCTCTGTCGTTACCGACATTGGGGATCGGCCATTGCACTCAGCCAGAATCATTCCAGAACGTGGAAGCTGGATTGAGGTAGAGGTGACACGGAAAGATGTACTCGCTCTTCGGATTGATCAATCCGCCAAGATTGCGGCAACAACTTTCCTACGGGCGCTATGGGACCCGTCCAACGAAGATGACAAGAAACCGCCGCCATTTAGTACCACCGACGGCTTACTTAGTCAGTTCTATGACATCAAGGAAGTTCCTGCCAAGAAAGTCAGCCCTGAGCACTATTCTGCTGACCTTATTATTGATCAGGAAACCGGTGAAGAGTTATGCCGTATCGGGGAGTTGATTGGTGATGGCGCTGAAGCAATTCAGTCCTCCGGCTTCAAGAAAGTTCGAATCATTGAAGATCCTGCTGATCCTCTGATCCTCAATACACTTGCCGCAGAGCGACTCGACTTCCTGGGTGATATTTCTGAGCATGAAGCAGCTTTGCTTCGTATCTATGGACGTCTTCGCCCAGGCAACCCACCTCAGATTGACAAAGCCAAAGCACTTTTCCGTGAGAAGTTCTTTGACGAAAATCGCTACCGACTTGGAAAAGTTGGACGCTTCCGTATCAACCGTAAATTTGAACTCGACGTACCAGAAGACATTATGTACGTGGGGCCAGACGATTTCCTTCGTGTTGTCAAATACATTATGGAACTTCGAGCCACACGAACCAAGGCGTTGACCGATGACATCGATCACCTAGGCAACCGTCGTCTGCGTACCCTTGATGAACTCGCGGTTGAAGAGATGCGCAAAGGCTTCCTTAAGTTACGTCGCACCGTTCAAGAACGAATGAGCGTCAAGGAACCCGATGAACTCAGCAAGATTGCTGATCTGGTTAATTCCAAGTCAATCAGTAGTGCCATTGAGTTCTTCTTCGGACGAAGCGAACTTTCCCAAGTCGTTGATCAAACAAATCCACTATCGATGCTTGTACATGAGCGCCGCCTCTCAGCCTTGGGCCCTGGCGGACTCAACCGAAAGCGAGCTGGCTTCGAAGTGCGTGACGTTCATATTTCTCACTACGGAAGAATCTGCCCGATCGAGACGCCTGAAGGCACCAACATCGGACTGATTGCTTCACTGGGTCTCTATGCAGAAATCGATGAATACGGTTTCCTCAAGACGCCCTACCAGAGAGTGACGAAGGGTAATGTGACTGGCGAAGTCGATTACCTGCGTGCTGATGAAGAAATGCGTAGTGTGCTGGCCACCAAAGATGTCCTTGATGAGAGTGGCCAAATTGGCTCAGGACTCGTCTTGGCCCGTGTTGGCGGCGAACTTGCACAGGTGACTGCTGAAGAAGTCAACTACATTGACATCTCTCCCAAGCAGATCGTTGGTGTATCTGCCTCACTGATCCCCTTCTTAGAGCATGACGATGCCAACCGAGCGCTCATGGGATCAAACATGCAGCGACAAGCTGTTCCCTTGGTCAAAGTCGAGCCACCACTGGTCGGCACCGGAATGGAAGCATCGGCTGGCGTGTTCTCCGGCATGCTTGTGAAGGCGAATCGAGGTGGCACCGTCACCTATGTTGATGCCGAACGCATCATTATTGATGACGCTGATGAGTACGAACTCCGAAAGTTCCGAGGCCTCAACGAACGCACTTGCCAAAATCAACGCCCATTGGTTCGCCTCGGACAGACGATCGAAGAGGGTCAAATCCTTGCCGATGGATCCTCCACATCGCTCGGCGAACTGGCGATCGGCAAAAATGCGCTCGTCGCTTTTAGTACCTTTGATGGCTACAACTTTGAGGATGCGATCGTCATCTCCGAACGTCTTGTCAAAGATGACACCTTTACATCAATTCATATTGAATCATTCGATGTTGAGGTCCGCGAAACCAAACTAGGCCGCGAAGAATTCACACGTGACATCCCGAACGTATCTGAAAAAGTGCTTCGCAATCTGGATGAGCACGGTGTCATCCGTATTGGTGCCTCTGTCGGCCCTGGCGATGTCCTGGTTGGCAAGGTGAGTCCAAAGAGCAAGTCTGAGCTCACACCAGAAGAGAAGTTGCTACATGCGATCTTCGGACGTGCTGGCGAGGACGTAAAGAACGACTCTCTCGAAGTCCCCGCTGGAACCAATGGTGTTGTCATTGGTGCCAAACGCTTCAGTCGTCGAATGCACTTTACTGATGAACAGAAGGCTCAACTCAAAGTTGACATGGTGGACTTTGAAGCAGAAATGAATGAGAAGGCGATTGCTCTTTTCAAGCAGATGATTCAGAAGATGAACACCATTCTTGAGACTGAGATGGTTGATGCTGCGACCAGGCAGCGGGTTGGTGCATCTGATATCCCAGAAGTCATCTTGGAGCAGATCGAAAACTTTGATGACAAGTGGATCAAGGGCAACAAAGATGGCAAAGCTGCGGCGATCAAAGTCAGAAGTCAATTCTGGCCACGTATCGAAGCGATTGAGACGGAGAAACAGCGACGCCTTGCCCATATGAAGCGTGGTGACGAACTACCTTCGGGTGTGCTCGAATCTGTGAAGGTCTACTTAGCCACCAAGCGCCAGCTTTCTGTTGGCGACAAGATGGCAGGCCGCCACGGCAATAAGGGCGTGATTGCTCGAATTGTGCCAGAAGAAGACATGCCCTTCCTTGAGGATGGCACGCCCGTTGACATTCTCCTCAACCCACTGGGCGTTCCGTCTCGAATGAATGTAGGCCAGTTGCTTGAACTCCACTTAGGCTGGGCTTGCAAGGTACTGAACTTCAAAGCTCGCACACCTGTTTTTGATGGAGCCACTGAGACAGAAGTTCTCGCAGCAATCGAAGAAGCCAATGCACATGTACGTGATCGCATCAAGAAGTTCGAGAGCGGTGAAGCAGATGCAGGCACGCCTCGAGAAATACTTGCCGAAGTACCATTTGATGGCAAGGTGCAGCTTCACGATGGTCGTACTGGCGAACCATTCCACCAGAAGACATCTGCTGGTTACATGTATATGTTGAAACTCCATCACCTGGTGGATGATAAAATTCATGCTCGCGCAACAGGCCCTTACAGCTTGATCACGCAACAGCCACTGGGCGGCAAAGCTCGCACTGGCGGCCAACGCTTTGGTGAAATGGAAGTTTGGGCGCTCGAGGGTTACGGCGCGGCTTATATGCTCCAAGAATTGCTCACTGTAAAAAGTGACGATGTTGAGGGGCGAACCAAGATCTTTGATTCCATGGTTAAGGGCACGAATGTTCTTGAAGCCGGCATGCCCGTCGTATTCGACGTGCTCTGTCATGAGATTCGTGGTCTTGGAATGAACATCTCGCTTGAGAAAGAACAAATTGACGGCGGAAGCCTCCTGTAA